Genomic DNA from endosymbiont of Galathealinum brachiosum:
TATTTGAAAAAATTTGATAAAAGCAATCTCAGTATGCAGGTTAGAGCGCGTATTATTGAAGAACTGAATAACGGCGTACCTAATCAGGAGAAAATTGCCGGTAGTCTTAATATGAGTTTGAGAAATTTACAACGTAAACTCAAAGATGAAAAAACTAATTTTAAAACCATTCTTGATGAAACACGAAGTGAACTATCAAAACAATATTTACGGGGTAGTGATCGGTCGATAATTGAAGTTGGCTTTTTGTTAGGTTTTTCTGAGCCGAGCAATTTTGCCAGAGCGTTTCGTCGCTGGACCGGTTTCTCTCCTCATGAATATAGGGAAACCCCGCGTTAACGCCTACAGAATATGAATATTAAAATTAATAACTCCCTAAATATACGAGCTAAATCACACTTTTAACCGTCTTTATTAATGTCTGGCGTTAAATGACTCATGACTGGCATTAACTGACCATCCCGAACGTCATAGATCCAATAAATTGTATTCACCCACTCATTATGGAGAACGGCGATGGATACAATATATAAATATAATAGATCAACTGTTCGCAAACCCGTTTCATTTATTGGTATCGGATTGCATACCGGAAAGCTAACAACGGTTAGCCTGAAACCCAGTATTGATGAAAGAGGCATTTATTTTGTTAGAACCGATGCGCATCCTGGTCAGGGTGTCATTGACGCTAACTGGAGTAATGTTTCAGATACTATTCTGTCTACAAATTTGACTAATCAATATGGTGTAGGTGTGAATACGGTAGAGCACCTTATGTCTGCCCTGATTGCATGTGGTATCGACAATGTAAGAATTGAAGTTGATGGACCTGAAATACCTATTATGGATGGTAGTGCAGAGGTCTTTGTTGAAGTGATTAAAAATGCAGGTAAAAGTTATCTGAAAGCGCCTAAGCAGGGTATCTGGATTCAAAAACCTGTTGTGGTTAATGATGGTGATAAATATGCCATGTTGATGCCTCATTCAGTGCCACGTGTAAGCATGTGTATTGATTTTCCTGATACTGCTATTGGAGCTCAGTGTTATTCGGTTACGCTGGAAGAAGATAGTTATTTTAAAGATATTGCTTACGCTAGAACGTTTGGTTTTGCGGAGCAGGTTGAAGACCTGAAAGAAAAAGGTCTCGCTAAAGGCGGATCATTAATTAATGCAATAGTTGTTGATGGTAAGAAAATAGTTAATCCTGAAGGGTTGCGAGTAGAGAATGAGTTTGTACGACATAAAATACTGGACGTAGTCGGTGATATGTCATTAGCAGGCGCGCCAATTATTGGTCATTATTATGCGTATAAAGCAGGACATAGCCTGAATCAGAAATTGCTTAAAAAGCTCTTCAGTCAAACATCGACCTGGATGCAAACTTCTCTTGAGCAAGGTAAGGAAATGTTCGCTAATCATGATGATCTGTATGATGGAGATTTTATTCAGCAGACGTTGAATGTTGTACCAATTAAGAAAGTAGCAAGCTAAGAATTAGCGTGGGTATTGTCCGGTAGTTGCTAAAATCCCGGTATTTTCTGGAATGGCCTACCGGATTTTTTTAATTGATCATTATCTATATTTACAGGTGTTCATAAATCTATTTCTAAGCGAATGTTTATACGGTAGTATGAAGCTTATAACATTAATATCTATAGGGGATAGTGATGGGGCATTATTTTACAACCTTTATAATAATACTAATATTTTCGGTGTTTAGTATGCCTGTTTCTGCGAATTCTGAAGCAGTTGCATTATTAAAAAAAATCGATGAGTTGTATCGTTCTGATAGCTCAGTTTCAACCATGAAAATGCACATAGTGACGCCTAACTGGAATCGTACCCTCGAATTACAGAGCTGGACCATTGGTATGGATGATACCTTTATTCGAATATTGTCACCAAAGAAAGACCGTGGAGTAGCTACCTTAAAAAAGGGTCGTGAGATGTGGAACTATTTTCCTAAAATTAACAAAGTCATCAAAGTGCCTCCTTCTATGATGATGGGTTCCTGGATGGGGTCTGATTTTACTAATGATGATCTGGTGCGCGAGGTTTCACTGGTAAAAGAATATAATGTGCAGATGACAGAATCGAGCGATCAATACCAGCTCGTCTTAATACCTAAAAAAGACACGGTAACCGTCTGGGCACGTATAGACGTTCTGGTAGAAAAAGAAGGGCTGTTGCCGGTAGAGCAAAATTATTTTAATGAAAAAGGTGAAAAGGTACGTAGTATGTACTTTAGTAATGTTCGTGATTTTTCAGGTAAAAAAATACCCGCAACCATGAGTATGGTGCCTCATAACAAAAAAGGGCATAAAACAGAATTTGAATATATTAAACTTGAGTTTAATAACGATATAAATAAGGGTGTATTTACCCTTCGAAACTTACAGAAACGTGTTCAGTAATGTTAATCATAAAACTGGCCTTACGAAATATATTACGTAATCGAAGGCGTAGTTTATTAACGATTTTAAGTATGGGCGGTGGTTATTTTATGCTGTCTTTTATGTTGTCTATGACTGAAGGTAGTTATAGTAATATGATTGATCTGTTTACGCGTGATCATACTGGGCACGTACAGGTTCATAAGGGTAATTACCTTGATCGCCCATCTCTTTTTAAAACTATAAACCAAACAACTTCTTTAATAGAAAGTATTAAAAATAATCCACAGGTTATAGGTGTTACAGCCAGAATATATGGACCTTCTCTTGCGTATGGTAAAAATAAAACATTTCCTGCGAATGTGATTGGCATAAATCCCGAGCTGGAATCTGAAACAACGTTTCTTAAAGAAAAAGTAAATCAGGGTCAATATCTAACTAGCGGAGTGACATCTAACGGTTATTTTCCTGCAATGTTAGGTAAATCACTGGCAAAAAACCTGCATCTGGAAATTGGCGATGAGCTGGTATTAATCTCTCAGGGTGTTGATGGTTCTATCGCCAATGATGTTTTTGAAGTTGTGGCCATTGTCGGCACAGCTGAATCTTTCGAACGTATGAATGTATATTTAAGTATGGATGGTATGCGGCAGTTTCTAAGTATGGGTGATCAGGTTCATGAACTGGCTATTAGTCTTAACCACCAGTCACTTGCCCGGGATTTTTCTAAAAAACTACAGCAAATTTTACAGCAAAATGATTTGCAGGTGAAACCCTGGCAAAAAGTAGAAGAGGTATTTTATAAAAGTATGCAGGCAGATCTAAAAGGTAATTATATTTCAATGGGTATCATTATTTTTATTGTATCTATTGGTGTGTTAAATACCGTACTGATGGGAACACTGGAACGTACACGTGAATTTGGTGTTTTGAAAGCAGTCGGGACACGACCTGCAACAATTTTTAAATTAATTATGCTCGAGTCTTTTTTTCTTTCTATGATCAGCTGTCTGTTGGGGTTGGTGTTTGCCTTGCCGGCAAATTACTGGCTTTCCGTTGTTGGTATAACCATGCCCGAGCCAATCGATATGGGTGGAGTATTATTTGAATCTATGCTTGGAGAAATAAGCTGGTTTAGCATGGGGGTACCTGCACTGGTGGTTGTTAGCAGTACTTTATTAGTGAGCCTTATTCCTGCTGTTCGTGCAGCACGTATTTCACCATTACAGGCATTGCAGGCCGTATGATGCATTTAAACTATTCTCTGGCGCTACGTAATATTTTTCGTAATACGCGACGTACTGCTTTGACGATTTGTCTGATAGCCAGTGGCCTGGCTGCGCTTTTATTTACTGATGCATTTATACGCGGTATGTCTGTTTCAATGATAAAAACCAGTACGGAAACTTTTTTAGGTGATGCGCAAATACATCAACAGGGTTTTAGAGAAGCAAGTGATATTGATATTTATTTAAAAGACAATAACAGCCTTTATCAAAAGCTTGAAAATATAAAACAGATAAAAAGTTATGCACCAAGAATATTAACCGGCGCTATGCTGTCATCATCTGAAAATGTAACCTCAGTGATTGTATATGGCGTTAATGCAGAAAAAGAATCACAGATTAGTAAGTTAAAGCAGGCAATGATAAAAGGACATTATCTGACGGCTAAAAAAGGTGAAATTATAATTGGTGATGATCTGGCTGATTTACTAGAGGTTGATCTGGGAGATCGACTGGTTGTAACGGTATCTCAGGCACATGGAGGAGATTTATCACAGGAGTTGTTTCGGGTGTCAGGGTTATACCACTTTGATGATCGTTTTATGAATAAAGGTTTGGCAGTAATTAATCTGCAGCAGGGGCAGGAAATATTAAATATACAGGGTGTGCATGAGATTGCTCTGCGTTTTAATAATGTACAGCAGGCCAGCGACACCCGCCTTACGTTATGGGCTGAATTAAATAATAAAGAACTGGAAACCTTAAACTGGAGACAGTTGATTCCCCAGTTAAGCAGCATGCTGGATATGAGCCAGTACAGTACATTGATTGTTTCTATTATTATGTCGCTGTTAGTTGCTCTGGGTTTAATAAATTCAATGTTTATGTCTATTTATGAGCGACATCATGAGTTTGGTATTTTACTTGCGGTTGGTACTCGGCCTCGCCAGTTATTCTGGTTGATATTACTGGAAGGTTTTTATATTGGAATGTTAAGTATTATTGCTGGTGTGTTTCTGGGGGGGGTAATCAGTTACTGGAAGTCAGTGACCGGGATAGATTATTCTGGAACCGAGTTTTCAGGTGTCAGCATGAGTGAGCCTATTTATCTTATTATTGATGTTCTGGCTTTTATTAAAATATCTGGTTTTATATTGGCGATAACCGTTTTATCCTGCGTTTATCCCGCATTACACGCTGCACGTTTACAGCCATCATTGGCGATGAGAAAGGCATTGTAATTATGACTCACGTAATTGAAACGAAAAAATTATGTCGAACATTTGGTGAAGGTGAAACACTGGTAAAAGCACTGGATGATGCAAATCTTATAATTGAAGAGGGTGAGTTCACAGCAATTATTGGTCCGTCAGGTTCGGGTAAATCTACCTTGTTGCAACTTATAGGTGGTTTAGATGAACCTACATCGGGTGAGGTTTTTCTGGATAACAAAAATATCAGTAATATGAGTGGAACGGAACTTTCAGATTTTCGTCGTGATCATATTGGTTTTATTTTTCAGGCATATAATTTGATACCCGTATTATCGGCTGAAGAAAATATAGAATATATAATGTTATTACAGAATCTGCCTGCGCAGGAACGGAGTAAACGGGTTAAAGAAATACTGCATGCTGTTGGTTTGCAGGGAAAAGAAAATCGTCGTCCTGCGCAACTATCGGGTGGGCAGCAGCAGCGTGTTGCTGTTGCAAGAGCGATGGTGTCACAACCGAGTTTAATATTGGCGGATGAACCGACTGCTAATCTTGATTCTCATACCGGTGCTGCATTACTTGATATGATGAAAGAATTAAATGAAAAAGAAAATATGACATTTGTTTTTTCTACCCATGATCCGATGATTATGGAAAGAGCTAAAAGAATCATAAAATTACATGATGGCCGTATCATTGATGATGAGAGGCGAAGTGCTTAAGATTATTTATGAATGGTAAATGTGATAATTCCAGATATTTTATTCTACTGGTTCTGTTATTTAATATAGGGCCTATTCAGGCTGTTGATTTTACATATAGTGGATATATTAAATCTTATGCACTTATACAGGATGAAATTGAGTTTGAAAATTCACCTGCTGTAATACCTGACGAGTTTGATAATGGTTATCAGTCACAGAACGCAGTACGGCTTATGGGAAACTGGTTTACAGAAAATAGCGGTAATGTAGAAGTTCATTATGAAATACAACCGGTCTATTATTCTAATACGTCGTTAGTCGGTAGTGCCGGTGGTATAGGTTCAACTTTATCTACGGGTGCAACAATTTACCGATATAAAGATTTAGATGTTGAACTTGATCAATACGGTAATCACATGGTTGTATTTCAAAATCTGGATCGTCTGAATTATCAATATAGTAATGAAACCGGTGATTTCACACTCGGTCGTCAGGTAGTTTCATTTGGTTCTTCACGTTTTATAAATCCGACCGATATATTTATACCCTTTAATATTCAAACCCTTAATCAGGAATACAGGGTGGGTATAGATGCGATACGTTATCAGGCAGCGTTAGGTGATTTTGCAGTTTTAGATACGGGGCTGATTATTGGTGAAGATGCGAAAAAAGAAAACAGCGCATTTTTTATTCGGGGTAAAAATTCATTAAAAGGAAATGATGTTGAGTTGATAGTTATTGCGCTAGACGATGCCTGGTTACTTGGAGGAGGTCTGGAGCGAGCAATTGGTGATTTTGGTTTCTGGTTTGAAACCGCTTATATGGATGTTACTAATGACGTGGTTGAAAATTACTGGAGAACATCCATCGGTTCTGATTATGCATTAACAAAATCTATCATTACTTCAGTTGAGTACCATTATAACGGAGCAGGCAGTGATAACCCTGATGACTATTTACAACTTGTTACACAATTTCCATATCAGAAAGCAGGTGTGTTTTTGTTGGGAGAAAATTATCTGATTCCCGCAGTTTCATGGATTGCCAATCCATTAGTAACAGTGAATGCCAGTGGTTTTATAAATATTGACGATCATTCTGCATTTATAAATGTAGTGTCTGAAGTTAGCTGGACGGAAAATTTATATTCAGATTTTGGAATGTATGTAAGTTATGGTGATGTTCTTGAATCTCAGATATCACCTCAGCAGATCAATTTAGGCTCAGAGTTCGGTTCTTATCCGTTAAGTATATATGCGAGCCTGAGATATTACTTTTAGATTTTTTATATGACTGATCTTTGGAGCACTATCTGAAATAGCTCTATTTTTGCTATTAATATACTATTAAATTATCTTCTATTTATAATTTATCAGTAATTAGGCAATAAAGTCGTATGTTGGTTTTTGATAGCCAGATTTCATTATTATATTAAAAAATAATTCAATTATTAACCGGTGACTCAAGCAGGTATTCATTAATTTTCAGTTTCATTTCAGCTTCATTACATAAGCTTATAAACAATAAACGAGATATGCAGGAGCTGCCATTAGAGCGATGCTTAAGGTGAATACTGATGTTCTAAATTAACAGTTTAATTATTACTTAATTTTGAACAAGTAACCTGATATTAATTTGGAGTATCATTGTAACGATTAGAAACTCGCAGCCGTTAATGTAATATGAACGAATTGAAGGAGTTATGCCATGGACAACTTAAAAGCTTATTCTGTCTGGGATGCCAATATCCGTTGGTTTCACTGGATCAATCTTGTGTGTGTTCTCGGGTTGATTGCTGTGGGTGTGGTTATACTCAATGCAAAGGGGCTTGGTGTAGCCACTGAAGGTAAGATTCTATTAAAAACCGTACACGTCTGGATTGGTTATGTTTTTGCAACTAACCTGCTGTGGAGACTGATCTGGACATTTATCGGTGGCCAATATGCACGCTGGCGATCAATTTTGCCCGGTGGGCAGGGTTATATGAATGAAGTGCAGGGTTATATCGCTGATTTAAAAGCGGGTAGGCCACGTCAGTACCTCGGGCATAACCCGCTCGGTCGTATTGCTGTTACTCTTCTCCTTTGTCTTCTGTTTGTGCAGGCTATCACTGGCCTGGTTCTGGCAGGCACAGATATTTTTTATCCTCCAATTGGTTCGTGGATTGCTAACTGGATAGCTAACCCTGGTGTAGACCCGGCAACTCTCGTGCCCTACGCGAAAGAAATGTATGATCCGGTTGCCTATGATGCAATGCGCTCATTCCGTAAGCCATTTATTACAATTCATTATTATGGTTTTTACATACTACTTGGTTTCGCGCTGGTACATATTCTCGCAGTTGTTATAACTGAATTACGAGAAGGTGGTAATCTTATATCTGCGATGTTTACAGGTAAAAAGATTTTAAGTGAGACACCTGCTGATAAGAGAAAAATAGATTAAAGTGCATAGTCCAGCATATGGGTGATAAGTTTCATTCATATGCTGGCATTCAACCCAGGTTTTTAACCAGAGTTTTATGAAAGATTCCGCTCAAAGAGATAAACAGGTAAGGCGCATAATCCTTATAGAGGGTCTGGCTAATCTGCTGGTTTTAATTTGCAAAATCACTGTCGGCCTTTCTACGGGATCCATGGCAATATTGGCCGATGCGATTCATTCATTAACAGATTTAATCAACAATGTTGTTGCCTGGTTTGTAATACATTTCTCTAGCTTACCCGCTGATCGTGAACATCCATATGGACATAGAAAATTTGAGACGCTGACTGTTTTTGTTTTGGGGTCTATATTAGTGCTGTTAGCTTTTGAGTTAGCTCTCAGTGCTATAAAAAATGAAGAATCTGAAGTCGTGTCCAGTGACATTGAAATTGTTATTATGCTTGGCGTATTAGTGATTAATATACTGGTGACCAGTTGGCAACATATGTGGGCTAAACGACTGAATTCAGATATTTTGCGTGCGGATGCCACTCACACATTTGCTGATGTTCTTATTACCAGTGTTGTCATTGCTGGCTGGCAACTATCTGTCATGGGATATGTATGGGTTGATCGGCTGTGTGCCTTTGGTGTTGCAATTCTTGTTATCTATCTTGCTTACAAGCTGTTTAAGCGTGCAGTGCCAGTGTTATTAGATGAGTATGCTATTGATCCAGATGAATTAAGTTGCATCATAAAAAAGGTTCATGGTGTAAAAAAAGTTTACCGAATACGTTCAAGATGGATTGGAAATGCATGTGCTGTTGATATGGTTATTTCAGTTGATCCATCATTGTCGACTGAAGAGTCACATTCAATTGCTGATAAAATAGAGTCTTTAATTGAAAAAGAATTTGATACTTCAGATATTTCTATACATGTAGAGCCAGATATTTAGCAGTGTGTCTGAATAAAAATGAGTAGAGTTATGAGGTGAAAACCAGACAGTCAATTTCTGCTCTTCTACTGATTGCGCATTGATAATTCATTATGTATGACGGTTATAGAATTAATTATTATCAGTTTGTACAGGTATTGGATAATCAGTGAAGTATTAGTTATGTTTGTGTTTAAAAAAATGTTAAGGCTTTAATACTTTAAGCAAAACATAAACCGCACCCGTTCCGCCGTCTTTGGGTACAGCGCTTACAAAAGCCAGTACTTCAGGAATACTTTGTAACCATTTATTCACCATGGCTTTTAAAATGGGCTGGCTTTCATCTGAGTGATAACCCTTGCCGTGAACAATGCGTACCAGTTTATAAGAATGTTGCTGTGCATGGTCCAGAAATTCCAGTAGTGTTTTTCGTGCGTCGTCGCGACGGTAACCATGTAGATCGAGGTAATCTGAAACCTCTATTTTTCCATTTCGAATTTGTTTTAGATAGGCGTTCTGTATGCCCGGACGTTTGAATTCTAGAAAGTTTTCACATTCAGGTATGAACTCATCGCTTAAGGTGTCAGAAATATTTCTTTCCATCACCGCTTCACGCTTTTTAATGGTGTCTGGTTTGCGTTTCAGGTTGGCCTTGTTAGATGAAAGAGTCTTCACTCCCTGCATCGCTTTACTAAAAAGGCTTTCATCGTCGTCGTTCATTGAGTTTGCTCTGTGAAAATGTTTGTATATTCTATAAAATGTATATATTACCTACTGAGTGAATTCCTGTGCAAATTTTATTAAGCAATGATGATGGTTATCTGGCCCCGGGCCTTGAGGTTCTGGCGACCTGCTTGTCTAAACTGGGAGACCTGTCTGTTGTAGCGCCAGATCGTAATCGCAGTGCTGCAAGTAATTCACTTACATTGTCTCGACCGTTAAATGTTCAAAAAGCGGATAATGGTTTTTATAAGGTAGATGGTACTCCAACAGACTGTGTGCATCTCGCGATTACCGGTATTTTGCAGTCAGAACCCGATATTGTTGTCTCAGGACCCAATGATGGACCGAATATGGGTGATGATGTGCTTTACTCCGGGACCGTTGCAGCGGCAACAGAAGGGCGTTTTTTAGGGTTTCCTGCCATTGCTGTTTCTATGGCTAGTTTTGATCCGCAGCATTTTGAAACTGCCTGTTGGGCGATAGAAAAATTAATTGCTAAATTACAGCAACACCCATTAACCAATGACACTATATTAAATGTAAATGTGCCTGATTTGCCGGTAGAGCAAATTAAAGGTTTTCAAAGCACACGCCTTGGAAATCGACATAAATCTTCAGGGGTTATTAAGCAAATTAACCCTCGAGGTGAATCAGTTTACTGGGTTGGCCCACCTGGTGAAGAGCAGGATGCGGGTGAGGGCACCGATTTTTATGCTGTAAAACAGGGTTTTATTTCAGTTACCCCTTTGCAGATTGATTTAACACGGTATGATAGCCTGCAAAATTTAAATCAATGGCTTACCGAGTTATAAGTCATATAGAACAATATTTAAATCTCTTGATTTTCAATGAGATAAATACAACCAGGTTTTTAAAGTGAATTTATCTGATCCCCGCGTGCAGGGTATAGGCATGACATCCCAGCGGACACGTGATCGACTGGTAGAGCGATTACGCAGTAAGGGAATACAGAATGAAAAAGTGCTGGAGGTTATGCGTTCCATGCCCCGACATTTATTTATGGATGAAGCGATGAGCTCTCGTTCATATGAAGACTCTGCTTTACCTATCGGACATGGACAGACTATTTCCCAGCCATTTATTGTTGCACGAATGACTGAAGTAATACTCAGCCGGGGGATACCGGATGCGGTGCTAGAAGTCGGTACCGGCTCAGGTTATCAGGCAGCAATTTTGTCTCAGTTAGTTCCAAAGGTTTATTCTGTAGAACGTATCGTTGCTTTGCAGACTCAGGCGCGTGAGCGTTACCATATGCTGGGCATACATAACATTTCACTTAAACACTCAGATGGCTCCTGGGGCTGGCCACAACATGCCCCATATAAAGCCATTATCGTCACTGCTGCACCGGAAACGGTTCCTCAGGGTTTGCTCGATCAGCTGGATATTGGCGGTATTATGGTTATTCCAGTAGGTGGTCAACAGGCAGTGCAAAAGTTATTGTTGATAACCCGTGAAGCAGATCAGTTTGTTGAAGAAGAGCTGGATGCCGTTAAATTCGTGCCATTATTAAATGGAGCGATCAGTTGATCTTTGCAGGTTTATATAACAGGGCAATGGGCTGGGCCGAGCACCCGAAGAGGGAACGTTATCTGGTTGGTGTTAGCCTTTTTGAGTCATTTATCTTCCCTTTACCCACTGCGCTCTTAATGATTCCGATGGTAATAGCGACGCCAGACAAAGCGATACGTCTGGCGACGATTACCACCTTGATGTCAGTTTTTGGTGCAGCAATTGGTTACCTGTTAGGTTGGGGTGCAATGAGTGTTATTGAGCCCTGGATAACAGAAATGGGCTGGTTGCCACAACTGGAAAGTGCTCGTCTTGAATTTGTTAAATATGGCGTGCTCGCTGTTGGGATTGGCGCTTTTACACCCGCGCCCTTTAAAATATTTACGATTACTGCCGGCATGCTCTCCATGTCTTTTATTCCATTTCTGCTGGTTTCACTCGTAGGACGAGCCGCGCATTTTTATATGATTGCTTTATTAATGGCCTGGGCAGGTCCCAAAATGGAACCTGTGGTACGTAAATACATCGAATGGTTAGGTTGGGCTGTCATACTTCTGGCGGTTGTTGGTTTTTTAATACACAAGTATATATAAATAATTTGAGATATAAGATCCATAAAATCAGATTTAAATTACTATTAACCATACTGGTTAGCCTGTTATCAGGTTGCGGGGAAATGCCTAAGCGCTGGGACCCGCAGGGTTATACTGTAAAACGTGGCGATACGCTTTATTCCATAGCCTGGCGTTATGAAAAGGATTTTCGACAGGTTGCCGAAATCAATAATATTCAGTCTCCCTATGCAATTTATCCCGGGCAGCGTCTGCGAATGCAGCCAGCAGATAAAGATGGGACGACGACGGATGAAATCAGACCTCAGGTATTAACTGAACCGGAAACCGGTAAGGCTATTGTAATTGAAACGCCTGAAGAGCAAGCAGTTGTAGCCTCGGCAACTGTGAGTAGAAAGAAAGCATCTCATGCAACGGTACAGAAAAATGACACACTGTATGGAATTGCCCGCCGTGAAGGTTATAGTCATCATCAGTTAGCCAGATGGAATCATCTGCAGCCTCCTTATGCATTAAAACCGGGTCAGAAATTACGCCTTAGTCCAACTGCTAATTCTTTAGGCGGTCAATCAACGTCTATTGCCGCGGTTAAGCCGGTAACTAAACCGATTACCAGTTCGTTAAGAAGTACATCAGTGAAAGCTGTGCCAATTACGGCATCTGTAAGTAAAAAGCCTTTACCTGTAAAAGTAGATCGTTGGCACTGGCCTGCTAAAGGTCGAGTCGTTAAAACTTATAAAGCGAATGAGCCATCAAGAAAAGGTATTGGTATTACGGGTAAATCAGGTCAACCCGTTAAGGCAGCTGCTGCAGGCACGGTGGTATACAGTGGTAACGGGCTTATAAATTACGGTAACCTTGTTATTATTAAACACAGTCATTCCTTTTTAAGCGCGTATGCTTACAATCAGTCTTTACTGGTAAAAGAGGGTGATTCTGTAAAGCGTGGTCAGTCGATTGCAAGAATGGGTAAACTGAATAGTAAACCCCAGCTTCATTTTGAGATTCGTCGAAATGGAAAACCTGTGAACCCCCTACATTATCTCCCCAGGTCCTGAAGAAGTTAGTCAAAACCACCCAAATGGGTTAGTTGTCAAATAAAAACAGACAAAAATAGGTAAAATTGGACGAAATATATAAAAAAAGTCATTTATTTCTTGTTTTATGCTTTAATTTGGATTACAAAGGATACATAAGTTAGTGATTTAAATGAACTTATTATTCTTTTCTAATATAACGAGGGACTTATATAAAACAATCTAGACCTAAATTATAATAATCTAGCTCACGTGGGGAGGGCTACATATGACTGCAATTTGTGAAAAAAAACTACCAGAAGAATTAGAGCAAGCAGGACTAAAGGTTGAGGATGATAACCAGGAAATGTGTCTTGACGATATCGTTAAAGATGAGGAACTGGAATCAACTAAAAATATTGTAAAGGAATCAAAAACAGCAGCAAAAACAACAGCTGCTAAAAAGAAATATACTGCAGGAAGCGTTAACAGAAAGGAAATGGATGCAACTCGATTGTATCTTCGTGAAATTGAATTCTCACCATTATTAACTGCGAAAGAAGAAGTTTACTATTCGCGTCTGTCTCGAAAAGGGGTCGGGTCAGCACGTAAGAAGATGATTGAATGCAATCTTCGACTGGTAGTAAAAATAGCTCGTCGCTATATGAATCGTGGTTTAGCATTACTGGATCTGATTGAAGAGGGGAATCTGGGTTTAATCAGAGCAGTAGAAAAGTTTGATCCGGAAAAAGGCTTCCGTTTCTCTACTTATGCAACATGGTGGATTCGTCAGACCATTGAACGCGCGTTGATGAATCAAACTCGTACAATACGCCTCCCCATACATGTTATTAAAGAACTTAATGTTTATTTGCGTGCTTCTCGTAAACTGGAGCAAACAATTGAGCATGAGCCTACGGCTGATGAAATAGCTAAACTGGTTGACCGCCCTGTAGCAAATGTTGAAAAGATGCTGGGTTTACGTGACCGTGTTTCATCTGTTGATGTTCCTGTTGGTAAGGAAAATGACCGCCCACTACTGGAAATTATTCCAGATCAGGCAAATCCTGAACCATCTTCAATTTTACAGAATGAAGATGTAATGGCTAATCTTGAAATGTGGTTAAACCAGTTAGATGAAAAACAACGTCAGGTTGTAGTTCGCCGTTTTGGTTTACATGGTTATGAGCGTACAACACTGGAAGAAGTGG
This window encodes:
- a CDS encoding DNA mismatch repair protein MutS, translating into MNDDDESLFSKAMQGVKTLSSNKANLKRKPDTIKKREAVMERNISDTLSDEFIPECENFLEFKRPGIQNAYLKQIRNGKIEVSDYLDLHGYRRDDARKTLLEFLDHAQQHSYKLVRIVHGKGYHSDESQPILKAMVNKWLQSIPEVLAFVSAVPKDGGTGAVYVLLKVLKP
- a CDS encoding 5'/3'-nucleotidase SurE, with the protein product MQILLSNDDGYLAPGLEVLATCLSKLGDLSVVAPDRNRSAASNSLTLSRPLNVQKADNGFYKVDGTPTDCVHLAITGILQSEPDIVVSGPNDGPNMGDDVLYSGTVAAATEGRFLGFPAIAVSMASFDPQHFETACWAIEKLIAKLQQHPLTNDTILNVNVPDLPVEQIKGFQSTRLGNRHKSSGVIKQINPRGESVYWVGPPGEEQDAGEGTDFYAVKQGFISVTPLQIDLTRYDSLQNLNQWLTEL
- the pcm gene encoding protein-L-isoaspartate(D-aspartate) O-methyltransferase (catalyzes the methyl esterification of L-isoaspartyl residues that are formed in damaged proteins) translates to MTSQRTRDRLVERLRSKGIQNEKVLEVMRSMPRHLFMDEAMSSRSYEDSALPIGHGQTISQPFIVARMTEVILSRGIPDAVLEVGTGSGYQAAILSQLVPKVYSVERIVALQTQARERYHMLGIHNISLKHSDGSWGWPQHAPYKAIIVTAAPETVPQGLLDQLDIGGIMVIPVGGQQAVQKLLLITREADQFVEEELDAVKFVPLLNGAIS
- a CDS encoding RNA polymerase sigma factor RpoS — its product is MTAICEKKLPEELEQAGLKVEDDNQEMCLDDIVKDEELESTKNIVKESKTAAKTTAAKKKYTAGSVNRKEMDATRLYLREIEFSPLLTAKEEVYYSRLSRKGVGSARKKMIECNLRLVVKIARRYMNRGLALLDLIEEGNLGLIRAVEKFDPEKGFRFSTYATWWIRQTIERALMNQTRTIRLPIHVIKELNVYLRASRKLEQTIEHEPTADEIAKLVDRPVANVEKMLGLRDRVSSVDVPVGKENDRPLLEIIPDQANPEPSSILQNEDVMANLEMWLNQLDEKQRQVVVRRFGLHGYERTTLEEVGRELGVTRERVRQIQMDALRHLRKILESHGFSEELLLND